The following proteins come from a genomic window of Aquimarina sp. MAR_2010_214:
- a CDS encoding CPBP family intramembrane glutamic endopeptidase, with the protein MNKITLRQILIPSITFAIICFLWFGPINLSFLPNIIASIVIIIANYIEYKGKAFSELGFQREKFTTKNIFVFAPLVALGLFLFYFFALVPVITKLTGVPIDYSSFDELKGNLPALLITLLIVWATAGFGEEIIFRGYFMRQFVKFFGESKISIVLNIVLVTGFFGFMHWQQGITGQLVTWITGALIALIFYLRKYDLWFVIAVHGFFNTIALICIYFGLA; encoded by the coding sequence ATGAACAAAATCACCTTACGTCAAATATTAATCCCTTCAATTACCTTTGCAATCATATGCTTTTTATGGTTTGGACCAATTAATTTAAGTTTCCTTCCAAATATTATTGCTTCAATAGTAATCATTATAGCAAATTACATAGAATACAAAGGAAAAGCATTTTCAGAACTTGGGTTTCAACGCGAAAAATTTACAACCAAAAACATTTTTGTATTTGCTCCATTAGTTGCACTAGGGCTCTTTCTTTTTTATTTCTTTGCATTGGTTCCTGTAATTACAAAACTAACTGGAGTTCCTATAGATTATTCAAGTTTTGATGAATTAAAAGGAAATCTTCCTGCCTTATTAATCACTTTGCTAATAGTGTGGGCTACTGCTGGATTTGGAGAAGAAATAATCTTTCGCGGTTATTTTATGCGACAATTTGTAAAATTCTTTGGAGAAAGCAAAATCAGTATAGTGCTTAATATTGTCCTAGTTACTGGTTTTTTTGGCTTCATGCATTGGCAACAAGGCATTACAGGACAACTTGTTACTTGGATTACCGGAGCACTGATAGCGCTGATATTCTACTTGCGTAAATACGATTTGTGGTTTGTTATTGCTGTACATGGTTTTTTTAACACCATTGCTTTAATTTGTATTTACTTTGGTTTGGCGTAG
- a CDS encoding IS1595 family transposase, translated as MIPEDFRDFFISSSALVQSEIVSTLLEISTEGSALIDSNQSKAISCPHCKCNKIKANGKLKGVQRYVCNTCHKNFSETTGKFWYNLKKKDKVNRYLFCLLSGYSIRKSAKETGISIQTSFDWRHKLLVSFGSVSVDEFQGILESDDLFFAYSEKGNRNLDRPARKRGAKASKAGLSNEKVAVIASCDRSGNKDFKVATRGRISKSDLETILQGKLAKVETLCSDSHRSYTAFAKDKKVAHKKFNASKGQRAVDKIYHVQNVNNMDMRLRKFMEPFNGVATKYLQNYLNWFLVLEKIKNSTSKMATVAAIAFASNTAWMEFKNIVVNNMLFRT; from the coding sequence ATGATACCAGAAGATTTTAGAGATTTTTTCATTAGTTCATCGGCTTTGGTTCAATCAGAAATTGTTTCCACATTATTGGAGATCTCTACTGAGGGTTCAGCCCTGATTGATAGCAATCAGAGTAAAGCCATAAGCTGTCCTCATTGTAAGTGCAATAAAATTAAGGCTAATGGTAAGCTCAAAGGAGTACAGCGCTATGTTTGTAATACTTGTCATAAAAACTTTAGTGAAACTACCGGTAAGTTCTGGTACAACCTCAAGAAGAAAGACAAAGTTAATCGTTATTTATTCTGTTTACTCTCTGGATATAGTATTCGCAAGAGTGCCAAAGAAACAGGGATTTCTATTCAGACTTCTTTTGATTGGAGGCACAAATTACTTGTCTCCTTTGGGAGCGTAAGTGTGGATGAATTCCAAGGAATCCTAGAGAGTGATGATCTTTTCTTTGCTTACTCTGAAAAAGGGAATCGAAATTTGGATCGTCCTGCTAGAAAACGTGGCGCAAAGGCAAGTAAAGCTGGTCTCAGTAATGAAAAAGTAGCTGTGATAGCCAGTTGTGACCGATCAGGGAACAAAGATTTCAAAGTAGCTACCAGAGGTCGCATTAGTAAAAGTGACTTGGAGACTATATTACAAGGGAAGTTGGCTAAAGTAGAAACCCTTTGTAGCGACAGTCACAGAAGCTATACTGCATTTGCAAAAGACAAGAAGGTAGCACACAAAAAATTTAATGCTTCGAAGGGTCAAAGAGCTGTTGACAAAATATATCACGTACAAAATGTGAATAATATGGATATGCGTCTAAGGAAATTTATGGAGCCCTTCAATGGAGTGGCAACAAAATACCTTCAGAATTATCTGAATTGGTTTTTAGTCTTAGAAAAAATAAAAAATTCAACCAGTAAAATGGCAACCGTAGCAGCTATAGCCTTTGCTTCCAATACTGCCTGGATGGAATTTAAAAACATAGTAGTAAATAATATGCTTTTTAGAACTTAG
- a CDS encoding DEAD/DEAH box helicase, which yields MKNLISNIIESKNINGVFSYVLENLYKNGPVSTTDMEILSYLKLYNPEEFEIYQDRVLNYMGVFYKNIEPKTLKEVVFRQYRKYITDTYEYTYTPVQANIIKGIQSNKCFSFSAPTSTGKSFVFMNLIQKNTEDIVIVVPSRALINEYFIKLNELIADKSVNILTFIDKINTKHSNRNVFIVTPERCRELFKFKNSYNVALFLFDEAQLSNEESKRGLYFDSIVRRAQKSFPDASFVFAHPFVKNPESQIKKNHFLPETSGSIQFEQKNVGQIFLCSNAEWNYYHFGIDKSIMGNRKIKCSFDPIEQSILNGGAALFYVTKSKIYSNEFRFRFKKYIDLCNEIEDERVDIYIEQLKEYTGGDSIADKNYYSHLIALLKRGIVIHHGSLPLQTRSIIENFTQEGLCRICFATSTLEQGINMPFDVVFLDRLESSKPLSVKNLIGRAGRSSVQQKFDYGYVIVSSAAKMSSFRNIMSQDEELDDVSSLEKSEQKDDDYNDFKEAILNDTYSDEYNLTEKDLAKLSSESTEDVVIKILNSLFSDDEIVPLNRLNRDTRNRLQLYIYFRHLYSIYLGRNLEDGEGNVLDTAIKIMLWKVHGKTFKNICWYRYSHVSKTNERSRLEKIGQSTNHIEAEFLTGYHDIPDKNHRVYSIYPKGSKASSVDYDLIMYDTYDYIDKLIGFKLSDIFYASFMKYFEKSQDLRSEKLAKYIRYGTDNERHIWMLRYGMSFEDIELLEPHIESIDSEEIVFKNSIYSVPEELRLSIERFINEN from the coding sequence ATGAAAAATCTCATTTCAAATATTATTGAATCGAAAAACATCAATGGTGTGTTTTCATATGTTCTAGAAAACCTTTATAAAAATGGACCTGTTTCTACAACGGACATGGAAATTCTATCATATCTAAAATTATACAATCCAGAAGAATTCGAAATTTATCAGGATAGGGTTTTAAATTATATGGGAGTCTTTTATAAAAACATTGAACCTAAGACACTAAAGGAGGTTGTATTCAGGCAGTATAGAAAATATATAACTGATACATATGAATATACGTACACTCCTGTACAAGCAAACATTATAAAAGGTATTCAATCAAATAAATGCTTTAGCTTCTCTGCCCCTACCAGTACGGGTAAATCATTCGTTTTTATGAATTTGATTCAAAAAAATACAGAGGACATAGTTATTGTAGTGCCTTCTAGAGCTCTGATTAATGAATATTTTATTAAGCTCAACGAACTCATTGCAGATAAGTCAGTAAACATATTGACCTTTATTGATAAAATAAATACTAAACATTCAAATAGAAACGTTTTTATTGTTACTCCTGAAAGATGCAGAGAATTATTCAAATTCAAAAATTCGTATAATGTTGCCCTTTTTCTCTTTGATGAGGCGCAACTCAGTAACGAGGAATCGAAAAGAGGTTTGTATTTTGATAGTATTGTTAGACGAGCTCAAAAATCTTTCCCCGATGCATCATTTGTTTTTGCTCACCCGTTCGTAAAGAACCCCGAATCGCAGATTAAAAAGAACCACTTCCTACCTGAAACATCTGGTTCAATTCAATTCGAGCAAAAAAATGTTGGACAAATATTCTTATGTTCGAATGCTGAATGGAACTATTATCATTTTGGGATAGATAAATCGATAATGGGTAATCGAAAAATAAAATGCTCATTTGATCCTATAGAACAATCTATTCTAAATGGAGGAGCTGCATTATTCTATGTCACTAAAAGCAAAATATATAGCAATGAGTTTCGTTTTAGGTTTAAGAAATATATTGACTTATGTAACGAGATTGAAGATGAAAGAGTTGATATATATATAGAGCAACTAAAAGAATACACTGGTGGTGATTCAATCGCTGATAAGAATTATTATTCCCACTTGATTGCATTATTAAAAAGAGGCATTGTAATTCATCATGGATCGCTTCCGCTTCAAACTAGATCAATAATTGAGAATTTCACGCAAGAAGGATTATGTCGTATTTGTTTTGCCACTTCAACATTAGAACAAGGCATTAATATGCCGTTTGACGTTGTCTTTTTAGATCGTCTGGAGAGTAGTAAACCATTATCGGTTAAAAATTTAATTGGAAGAGCGGGTAGGTCATCAGTGCAACAAAAATTTGATTATGGTTACGTGATTGTTAGCTCTGCCGCTAAAATGTCCAGCTTCAGGAATATTATGAGCCAAGACGAAGAATTGGATGATGTTTCTTCTTTAGAAAAATCCGAACAAAAAGATGATGATTATAATGACTTTAAAGAGGCTATATTAAATGATACTTATTCTGATGAGTACAATCTAACAGAAAAAGACTTAGCTAAATTATCATCAGAATCAACAGAAGATGTAGTCATAAAAATTTTAAATTCTCTTTTCAGTGATGATGAAATAGTACCACTGAATAGACTAAATCGAGATACTAGAAATCGCCTACAACTTTATATATATTTCAGACATCTGTATTCAATATACTTAGGTCGTAACCTCGAAGATGGAGAAGGAAATGTTTTAGATACAGCAATTAAAATAATGCTCTGGAAAGTTCATGGGAAAACATTTAAAAATATTTGCTGGTACCGATACTCACATGTTAGTAAAACTAATGAAAGATCCAGATTAGAAAAAATAGGACAAAGTACTAATCACATTGAAGCTGAATTTTTGACTGGATATCATGACATACCTGATAAGAACCATAGAGTTTATAGTATATATCCTAAAGGATCAAAAGCATCATCTGTAGACTATGATCTTATAATGTATGATACCTATGATTACATTGATAAGCTGATAGGCTTTAAACTAAGTGATATATTCTATGCTTCGTTTATGAAATATTTTGAGAAATCACAGGACTTAAGATCTGAAAAGCTAGCTAAGTACATTAGATACGGAACTGATAATGAGAGACATATTTGGATGCTCAGATATGGGATGTCATTTGAAGATATAGAATTATTAGAACCACATATAGAGTCCATTGATTCTGAAGAAATAGTATTTAAAAATTCTATTTATTCAGTTCCAGAGGAATTGAGACTATCAATAGAAAGGTTTATAAATGAAAATTAA
- a CDS encoding IS110 family transposase has product MAKRNLKMDIINPNAAGIDIGSRSHFVAINQEHSDVKEFGVYAQDIKELLKWLLENDVKTVAMESTGSYWQNLYTELQNSSIEVILTNGKFTKNIKGKKTDVLDCMWIQRLHTLGLLSGSFLPDLETEHLRTLVRHRGNLIQTTSKASKRMAQNMRLMNLRLDIVVKDIVGLTGLRIINKICNGETSGKELAKLRHGNCKKSEEEIAKALQSNNRQDYLFVLKQELQKYQDTQKLIIECDIEIKNILEQFVNQNEIKKSLYIDKKVHKRINKNTPKNIDLNLISYQYFDGVDLYAIEGFSHGTVLTLMSELGEKGILKFQNAQHFTSWLRLAPNNKISGGRILSSRTPKGSNRLKIALRQAGNAIGNLKDTHLSNFFNRIAYRKGRVVAVSATARKIATILWNMLYKNIQYTPPTIYEYLDQKRKRKVLELQKQIANLDARMSKIQPV; this is encoded by the coding sequence ATGGCAAAAAGAAATTTAAAAATGGATATCATTAATCCTAATGCAGCTGGAATTGATATTGGAAGTCGCTCACATTTTGTAGCAATTAATCAAGAACACTCTGATGTAAAAGAGTTTGGAGTTTATGCTCAGGACATCAAAGAATTACTCAAGTGGTTACTTGAAAATGATGTAAAAACTGTAGCTATGGAATCTACAGGTTCGTATTGGCAAAATTTATATACAGAATTACAGAATTCATCTATTGAGGTGATTCTAACAAATGGAAAATTCACCAAAAATATCAAAGGAAAAAAAACAGATGTTTTGGATTGTATGTGGATTCAAAGACTACATACTTTAGGGCTTTTAAGTGGCAGTTTTTTACCTGATTTAGAAACAGAACACCTAAGAACTTTGGTTAGACACCGCGGTAATTTAATTCAGACTACTTCAAAAGCATCCAAAAGAATGGCTCAAAACATGAGACTAATGAATTTAAGATTAGACATTGTGGTAAAGGACATTGTTGGTTTAACAGGTTTACGAATTATTAATAAAATTTGTAATGGAGAAACAAGTGGAAAAGAACTTGCTAAATTAAGACATGGGAATTGTAAAAAATCAGAAGAAGAAATTGCTAAAGCTTTACAAAGTAATAATCGTCAAGATTACTTATTTGTTTTAAAACAAGAGTTACAAAAATACCAAGACACTCAAAAATTAATAATAGAATGTGATATTGAAATAAAAAATATTTTAGAGCAATTTGTGAATCAAAATGAAATAAAAAAATCACTTTATATTGATAAGAAAGTACATAAAAGAATAAATAAAAACACGCCTAAAAACATAGATTTAAACCTTATTTCATATCAATATTTTGATGGTGTAGATTTATATGCCATAGAAGGATTTAGTCATGGGACTGTACTTACATTAATGAGCGAACTTGGTGAAAAAGGAATACTAAAATTCCAAAATGCACAACATTTTACATCTTGGTTAAGACTAGCTCCCAACAATAAAATCTCTGGCGGACGTATTCTTAGCAGTAGAACTCCCAAAGGCAGTAATAGACTTAAAATAGCACTAAGACAAGCTGGAAATGCAATTGGAAATTTAAAAGACACTCATCTTTCAAACTTCTTCAATAGAATAGCATACAGAAAAGGTAGAGTCGTTGCTGTTTCTGCTACCGCAAGAAAAATAGCTACAATACTTTGGAATATGCTATACAAGAATATACAATATACTCCTCCAACAATTTATGAGTATCTTGACCAAAAAAGAAAGAGAAAAGTTCTGGAACTTCAAAAGCAAATAGCTAATTTAGACGCTAGAATGAGTAAAATACAACCCGTTTAA
- a CDS encoding LytTR family DNA-binding domain-containing protein, translating to MSTTQPTKNTVKTVAHTCISSAAWRWSQKAIILIIFSLVANHLAASDNFLDSESYRFPIEGFMSTIVLSILVGIIADLNFKFYKKKHFSKKVEIAAIVRFMASTLGYITIMYIPINIIIDKVVGGQTVFYYLLIGLLITLLLCFILIGLLYAQDLYSLYKLSIRDAEITIDSGTKMTKLTYENIACFYSENKIVYTVQNDGTTINTDFTLNELEEKINDQLFFRANRQIIIHKDTVDLIEKIENGKLRIRLKSFIKRDTVAEINISRYKRKAFMDWFQ from the coding sequence ATGAGTACCACACAACCAACCAAGAATACAGTAAAAACAGTAGCGCATACATGTATCAGTAGCGCTGCATGGCGTTGGTCTCAGAAAGCAATTATATTGATCATTTTTTCTTTAGTAGCAAATCATTTAGCTGCGAGTGATAATTTTCTGGATAGTGAATCGTATAGATTTCCCATAGAAGGTTTTATGTCGACTATTGTTTTATCTATTCTCGTTGGAATCATAGCAGATCTTAATTTTAAATTTTACAAGAAAAAGCATTTCTCTAAAAAGGTAGAAATTGCTGCTATTGTAAGGTTTATGGCTTCTACTCTAGGATATATTACAATCATGTATATTCCTATAAATATTATTATAGATAAAGTTGTAGGCGGGCAGACAGTGTTCTATTATTTATTAATTGGTTTACTAATTACCTTATTGCTATGTTTTATTCTCATAGGTTTATTGTATGCTCAAGACCTATACAGTTTATATAAGTTATCTATAAGAGATGCTGAAATTACTATTGACAGCGGCACGAAAATGACGAAGCTTACCTATGAAAATATTGCGTGTTTTTACAGCGAAAACAAAATTGTGTATACTGTTCAAAATGATGGCACAACAATTAACACCGATTTTACATTAAATGAGCTCGAAGAAAAAATAAACGATCAATTGTTTTTTAGAGCCAATCGGCAAATTATCATTCACAAAGACACTGTAGACCTAATTGAAAAGATTGAAAATGGCAAGTTGCGTATTCGGTTAAAATCTTTCATTAAAAGGGATACGGTTGCTGAAATCAATATCAGTCGTTACAAGCGAAAAGCATTTATGGATTGGTTTCAATAA
- the bla gene encoding class A beta-lactamase, subclass A2 codes for MNRLFQLTALLLLLLISCTTPNSKTDVLRKKIEQIVSEKNAVVGVSIIGNNGKDTLSLYGDKRFPMQSVFKFHIALAVLSEVDKGILSLDQIIEIDKDELLPKDFWSPLRDENPNGGSFTIKKLIQYTVSHSDNTACDVLIRLIGTPKTVEEYIKKSGIEDIQITFNEEEMQAKWENMFQNWTTPNAASETLKIFFENSNNLLSKSSYDFFWKTNKETTTGKGRIRGQLPKETIVAHKTGWSGTNKETGITAAVNNIGIVFLPDGKYFIISVFVTDSQENFKTNEKIIADIAKATYDFYTIQTK; via the coding sequence ATGAATAGACTATTTCAATTGACAGCTTTACTATTATTACTTTTAATAAGTTGCACGACCCCAAACAGCAAAACTGATGTGCTACGAAAAAAAATTGAGCAAATCGTATCTGAAAAAAATGCAGTAGTTGGAGTTTCAATAATCGGAAATAATGGAAAAGATACTCTTTCGCTATACGGAGATAAACGATTTCCAATGCAAAGTGTGTTCAAGTTCCATATTGCATTAGCCGTATTGTCAGAGGTTGATAAGGGGATATTGTCATTGGACCAAATAATAGAAATAGATAAAGATGAACTTTTGCCAAAAGACTTTTGGAGTCCACTTAGAGATGAAAACCCTAATGGAGGTAGCTTTACAATTAAAAAATTAATTCAATACACAGTTTCTCATAGCGACAATACAGCCTGTGATGTTTTAATACGACTTATCGGAACACCTAAAACGGTTGAAGAATACATAAAAAAGAGTGGTATAGAAGATATACAGATTACTTTCAATGAAGAAGAAATGCAAGCAAAGTGGGAAAATATGTTCCAAAATTGGACAACCCCGAATGCCGCAAGTGAGACACTTAAAATATTTTTTGAGAATAGTAATAACTTACTTTCAAAAAGCAGTTATGATTTTTTCTGGAAAACCAATAAAGAAACAACAACAGGAAAAGGCAGAATAAGAGGACAACTACCTAAGGAAACAATTGTTGCTCACAAGACAGGTTGGTCTGGTACAAATAAAGAAACTGGAATTACCGCTGCAGTAAACAATATTGGAATTGTCTTTTTGCCAGATGGGAAGTACTTTATCATCAGTGTTTTTGTAACAGATTCGCAAGAAAATTTTAAAACGAACGAGAAAATTATAGCGGATATTGCAAAAGCTACTTATGACTTTTACACTATACAAACGAAATAA
- a CDS encoding DUF2199 domain-containing protein encodes MFWKRKKNKSTEFKCPECGKVHSEWPALAFSSPINYHNLSDNEKSEIGKLNTDFCEIHYEDQIDRFIRVTLTQKVNDACETLEYGLWVSLSEKSYLDYKENYNNPNHETGYFGWLCSNVPEYGDTSSIPCDVMTKSGNDRPEIFLHEDFDHPFVKDYYNGISKSDAENRINEMLKNVG; translated from the coding sequence ATGTTCTGGAAAAGAAAGAAAAATAAATCAACTGAATTTAAATGCCCTGAATGCGGAAAGGTGCATTCGGAATGGCCTGCTTTAGCTTTTAGTTCACCCATTAATTATCACAATCTTTCCGACAATGAAAAATCCGAAATCGGAAAATTGAACACAGACTTTTGCGAAATTCATTACGAAGACCAAATTGACCGTTTCATAAGAGTAACTCTTACTCAAAAAGTAAATGACGCTTGTGAAACTCTGGAATATGGACTTTGGGTCTCATTAAGCGAAAAAAGTTATTTAGATTATAAAGAAAATTACAATAATCCGAATCACGAAACTGGGTATTTTGGTTGGTTATGTAGCAATGTTCCTGAATATGGAGATACATCTTCAATTCCTTGCGATGTAATGACAAAAAGCGGAAATGATAGACCTGAAATTTTTCTTCACGAAGATTTTGACCATCCATTTGTAAAAGATTATTACAACGGAATTTCAAAAAGTGATGCGGAAAATCGGATAAATGAAATGCTAAAAAATGTTGGGTAA
- a CDS encoding nucleotidyltransferase family protein — MLEKKLISLLINCPEILETLDACNQYGLKDYYIAGGVITQVIWNNLNGESALKNVKDFDIVYFSANEERGQSKVHQSEIGKLVNHKFPLDIINQAYVHEWYPEKFGNKINPFNNTEDGIQTWLSSFAIGIRKSKTYEIYSPYGLEDAFNMKVKPNKRTMNKDNYIKMTTSFKKRWNTIRIEPWE; from the coding sequence GTGCTTGAAAAAAAACTAATTTCATTATTAATAAATTGTCCTGAAATATTAGAGACTCTTGATGCTTGTAATCAATACGGTTTGAAAGATTATTATATCGCTGGCGGAGTAATAACCCAGGTAATTTGGAATAATTTAAACGGAGAATCAGCTCTTAAGAATGTAAAAGATTTTGACATTGTATACTTCTCAGCTAACGAAGAAAGAGGGCAATCAAAAGTTCATCAATCTGAAATAGGTAAATTAGTAAATCACAAATTCCCTCTGGATATAATTAATCAAGCATATGTTCACGAATGGTATCCTGAAAAATTTGGAAATAAAATAAACCCTTTTAATAATACTGAAGACGGAATACAAACTTGGCTTTCTTCATTTGCAATTGGAATTAGGAAATCAAAAACCTATGAAATATACTCTCCATACGGATTAGAAGATGCTTTTAATATGAAAGTCAAACCCAATAAAAGAACTATGAATAAAGACAATTATATTAAAATGACTACAAGTTTTAAAAAAAGGTGGAACACTATTCGAATAGAACCTTGGGAATAA
- a CDS encoding DUF4272 domain-containing protein: MSFFKKIFGSKENKESERETKNENNLEPFKQVPWMTDLRLENISICLDSGFKPASSLPTEFDRELRPSIEIAQRLSAIKALVLWLMVPQDNLESDKILTFIDKNNLKDFMDEEEKEILNISRDDEQARNSIGWKFENAWSLAWFFGYKEPDITGQMMSGDQMQDVLKNFSCPIDESVEDWIKDKETLSEEKLMQKEDLFYCLHNAVRSAQLGSETVPNDFDPMGNGGVIHERRHSLTWMLSKGISWEDTDLST, from the coding sequence ATGAGCTTTTTCAAAAAAATATTTGGTTCAAAAGAAAATAAAGAATCCGAACGAGAAACTAAAAATGAGAATAACTTAGAGCCTTTTAAACAAGTTCCTTGGATGACAGATTTGAGACTCGAAAATATATCTATTTGTCTTGACTCTGGATTTAAACCAGCTAGCTCTTTACCAACAGAATTTGATCGAGAACTAAGACCTTCAATTGAAATCGCGCAAAGATTAAGCGCTATAAAAGCATTAGTTCTTTGGTTAATGGTTCCCCAAGACAATTTAGAAAGTGATAAAATTCTGACTTTCATAGACAAAAATAATCTTAAGGATTTTATGGACGAAGAAGAAAAAGAAATTCTCAATATATCAAGAGATGATGAACAAGCAAGAAATTCTATTGGATGGAAATTCGAAAATGCTTGGTCTTTAGCTTGGTTTTTTGGATATAAAGAGCCTGATATTACGGGACAAATGATGTCGGGAGATCAAATGCAAGATGTTTTGAAAAATTTTAGTTGTCCTATAGACGAAAGTGTAGAAGATTGGATTAAAGATAAAGAAACCCTGTCTGAAGAAAAGTTGATGCAAAAAGAAGATTTATTTTATTGCCTACATAATGCAGTAAGAAGTGCGCAATTGGGTAGTGAAACAGTTCCCAATGATTTTGATCCGATGGGAAATGGAGGTGTAATTCATGAACGAAGACATTCCTTGACCTGGATGTTATCTAAAGGTATAAGTTGGGAAGACACTGATTTAAGCACGTAA
- a CDS encoding adenylate/guanylate cyclase domain-containing protein, translating to MKFRNKRRLQILKQYIIGWTIAFVFLSIVRGEGTKELGSVQMEVWKAILASFFMGPIFGSISGIAQILTEEHGYKQIAFQKLLILRFLFAILFVASIILLAYFIFSKDIGLLQFAFEPGSFAIYLYVVSIDIFMFGLRQVNLFLGSDNLWKLFRGRFYTPREEKRIFMFLDLQSSTMHAENLGHVEYSKMIQDCFIDLGISVENEAEIYQYVGDEVILTWKFQDGIKGQNCLKVYFNFKQRLDKRKEHYLQNYNCIPHFKAGMNSGIVTVAEVGKYKKEIAYHGDTINTAARIQGQCNELKQEFLISESLKNDLNNLGFVFSELGSIELKGKGSQTRLYAVNQTKSK from the coding sequence ATGAAGTTCAGAAATAAACGCAGATTACAAATCCTCAAACAATATATTATTGGATGGACTATTGCGTTCGTTTTTTTAAGTATTGTTCGGGGGGAAGGCACAAAAGAGTTGGGATCTGTTCAAATGGAAGTTTGGAAAGCGATCCTTGCTTCTTTTTTTATGGGACCCATTTTCGGAAGTATCTCTGGTATTGCTCAAATATTGACTGAAGAACACGGATATAAACAGATAGCATTTCAAAAGCTGTTGATTCTTCGGTTTCTATTTGCTATTCTATTTGTTGCTTCTATTATACTATTAGCATATTTCATTTTCAGTAAAGATATTGGGCTTCTTCAGTTTGCATTTGAGCCTGGTAGTTTCGCTATTTATTTATATGTAGTATCTATCGATATTTTCATGTTTGGTCTAAGGCAAGTAAATCTCTTTTTAGGAAGTGATAATTTATGGAAACTTTTTCGCGGCAGATTCTATACACCCCGAGAAGAAAAGAGAATTTTTATGTTTCTCGACCTTCAGTCCTCAACAATGCATGCCGAAAATTTAGGTCACGTTGAATACAGTAAAATGATTCAAGACTGCTTTATTGATTTAGGAATCTCTGTCGAAAACGAAGCGGAAATCTACCAATATGTTGGTGATGAAGTAATATTGACATGGAAGTTTCAGGACGGAATAAAAGGACAAAACTGTCTTAAAGTCTATTTCAATTTTAAACAGCGGTTGGATAAACGAAAGGAGCATTACCTACAGAATTATAATTGTATACCACATTTTAAAGCAGGAATGAATTCGGGTATTGTTACTGTGGCTGAGGTAGGTAAATACAAAAAAGAAATTGCATATCATGGAGATACTATAAACACAGCTGCAAGGATTCAAGGTCAATGCAATGAACTTAAGCAAGAGTTTTTGATTTCTGAGAGTTTAAAAAACGATTTGAATAATTTAGGTTTTGTTTTTTCTGAACTTGGCAGTATAGAACTCAAAGGAAAAGGAAGCCAAACACGTCTTTATGCAGTTAATCAAACAAAAAGTAAATAA
- a CDS encoding nucleotidyltransferase family protein, producing MNQQLEQELIKIIKSDLWMIGILKIVRDLRLNDCWVGAGFIRNKIWDEKHGKNRTELNDIDVIHFDKSNSTKQYDSQIESKLRIANPNLNWSVKNQSRMNIRNGHEQYTDSNEAISFWPETATSIAVKLDFKNQIKYIAPYGLEDLFNLLVIPTPKFDLTIYNERIEKKRWKEKWNKLEIKTGYNTCIKHS from the coding sequence ATGAACCAACAGTTAGAACAAGAACTTATAAAAATTATTAAAAGTGATTTATGGATGATTGGCATTCTGAAAATTGTCAGAGACTTAAGGCTAAATGATTGTTGGGTTGGTGCTGGTTTTATAAGGAATAAAATTTGGGATGAAAAACACGGAAAAAACCGAACGGAACTTAATGATATTGACGTCATTCACTTTGATAAATCAAATTCAACTAAACAATACGATTCTCAAATTGAATCTAAATTAAGAATCGCTAATCCAAATCTGAATTGGTCTGTGAAAAATCAGTCAAGAATGAATATCAGAAATGGACACGAACAATATACCGACTCTAATGAGGCTATTTCTTTTTGGCCCGAAACTGCAACTTCAATAGCTGTAAAATTGGATTTCAAAAACCAAATTAAATATATTGCGCCTTATGGTTTAGAAGACTTATTTAATCTTTTAGTAATACCAACACCTAAATTTGATTTGACCATTTACAATGAAAGAATTGAAAAGAAAAGGTGGAAAGAAAAATGGAACAAATTGGAAATAAAAACTGGTTATAACACCTGTATAAAACATAGCTAA